One genomic segment of Methanothermobacter wolfeii includes these proteins:
- a CDS encoding PAS domain-containing sensor histidine kinase, whose product MGKHFHLRASPIYNEKDEVIGAIEIIRDITDYIETEKKLERSRENYRAIFENRATPTAVLDRKWRVLKSNRAFRETLNIQDGFNLKGIIHPDDIHRLEGLSDSGRTHLRIRSNGELLHMIVHRGDLPGSDRTVLSFNDITGLKRSQRRLKRELRVRKLLSEIHPIAVSSEDADRFTEDVLKLICELTGATGGMISLGNTVIRDGQIGVEEEPPEGISQSGRLIHLSSEDTGAVITLRGEFRDHDLRALRHILHYYDLAVNQINYRNRIKEHRNNLKLINLILKSSEREKPEDFLEEVIDLITEYTDFDSAAVHMKDPDITVSRGSLKAPDTIPSTGVVKCHERRAEIPIIIEDEYRGVLILRGDEPTRKREFLEVLSNEISDGLQRILLKNRIIESLHEKDVLLREIHHRVKNNLQIVASLLSLQAGYTDNSDVKGVLQDSQLRVRAMALAHEKIYRSRNVSEINLAGYIRTLAEEMITLQSHHRMFIDLDLDLDEIKAEMDRCIPLGLITNEIISNSIKHALRGERGRIKIILRREDGHGILTISDDGRGLPQDFDIDRVRSLGMQLVSNLVRQLEGELEYGSREGAWFRIKFPI is encoded by the coding sequence ATGGGCAAACACTTCCATCTAAGGGCATCACCCATATATAATGAAAAGGACGAGGTAATCGGCGCCATAGAGATAATACGAGACATCACAGACTACATTGAGACAGAAAAGAAGCTTGAAAGATCAAGGGAAAATTACAGGGCGATATTCGAGAACAGGGCAACACCAACAGCGGTCCTCGACAGGAAATGGCGCGTGTTGAAGTCAAACAGGGCATTCAGGGAGACCCTCAACATACAGGACGGGTTCAACCTCAAAGGCATCATACACCCTGACGACATCCATAGACTTGAAGGACTCTCTGACTCAGGGAGAACACATCTCAGGATAAGGTCCAATGGAGAACTCCTCCACATGATAGTCCACAGGGGTGATCTTCCAGGTTCAGACAGGACGGTGCTGAGCTTCAATGATATAACAGGCCTTAAAAGGTCCCAGCGGAGACTGAAAAGGGAGCTCAGGGTCAGGAAACTCCTGAGCGAGATACATCCCATCGCGGTATCCTCGGAGGATGCGGACAGATTCACCGAGGACGTGCTTAAACTCATATGTGAACTGACAGGGGCAACTGGAGGGATGATAAGCCTTGGAAACACTGTTATCAGGGATGGTCAAATAGGGGTGGAAGAAGAACCCCCGGAGGGAATAAGTCAATCCGGAAGGCTCATACACCTCTCATCAGAGGACACAGGCGCAGTGATAACACTCAGGGGAGAATTCAGGGACCATGACCTCCGGGCACTGAGGCACATACTGCACTACTATGACCTTGCAGTGAACCAGATAAACTACAGGAACAGGATAAAGGAACACAGGAACAACCTCAAACTCATAAACCTCATACTGAAATCATCGGAGAGAGAAAAACCTGAAGACTTCCTTGAAGAGGTTATTGATCTTATAACAGAGTACACAGACTTTGACTCAGCCGCAGTACACATGAAGGACCCTGATATAACGGTAAGCAGGGGTTCATTAAAGGCCCCGGACACCATACCATCCACAGGAGTGGTGAAATGCCATGAAAGGAGGGCTGAAATTCCCATAATCATCGAGGATGAGTACAGGGGCGTTCTGATACTCCGGGGAGATGAACCTACCAGAAAAAGAGAGTTCCTCGAGGTCCTGTCAAATGAAATATCCGATGGACTGCAGAGGATCCTCCTGAAAAACAGGATCATCGAATCACTCCATGAAAAGGACGTTCTTCTAAGGGAGATCCACCACAGGGTCAAGAACAACCTCCAGATAGTCGCAAGTCTTCTTTCACTGCAGGCAGGTTACACAGATAACAGTGATGTTAAGGGGGTTCTGCAGGACAGCCAGTTAAGGGTCCGTGCAATGGCCCTGGCCCATGAGAAGATATACAGGTCAAGGAATGTCTCAGAAATCAACCTTGCAGGGTACATCAGGACACTGGCAGAGGAGATGATAACCCTCCAGTCACATCACAGGATGTTCATCGACCTTGACCTCGACCTTGATGAGATAAAGGCTGAGATGGACAGATGCATACCCCTGGGCCTCATAACAAACGAGATAATCTCCAATTCAATCAAACACGCCTTAAGGGGTGAACGCGGCAGGATAAAAATAATCCTCAGGAGGGAGGATGGTCATGGAATCCTCACAATCTCGGATGATGGCAGGGGACTCCCCCAGGACTTTGACATTGACAGGGTCAGGTCCCTTGGGATGCAGCTTGTATCAAACCTTGTAAGGCAACTTGAGGGTGAACTTGAATATGGAAGCAGAGAGGGGGCATGGTTCCGGATAAAATTCCCCATCTAG
- a CDS encoding putative PEP-binding protein has translation MHILRGVGASAKRHSGRVRIIRNLQDASSLEWGEVAVLKKIARDMLPEIKRAGAVVADYGGLTSHAAITLRELGIPCVLGTEVATEVLREGMIVTVDGKTGNIYRGVMDWVPADESVSLHETATRVMVNLNFPWLAEKVSEFADGVGSVRIENMVIETGKHPYLLLREKRLTSVLESGLEEILDAFHPKPVVFRTFDIPGDELRNLEGDFEVSERNPFLGMRAITRDLRDVEVLRAEFEAVRNLLDAGYSNLELKFPFLRDLDEYRMAVSVLEEVGVEAHRDLRVGASVETPSIALQVDELLAEGVDFVSLGMSDLTMCSLVADRRSTRVAGIFDLSHPAVLKLVRGVVDACHGAGVEVYAAGYAATSYMLVGRLIEMGVDGISTSPDKILKMKSFAARVERSLILRSLSRNI, from the coding sequence ATGCATATTCTGAGGGGTGTAGGTGCAAGTGCAAAACGGCACAGTGGCAGGGTGCGTATAATAAGGAACCTCCAGGATGCCTCTAGCCTTGAATGGGGTGAAGTGGCTGTCCTGAAGAAGATAGCCAGGGATATGCTCCCTGAAATTAAAAGGGCCGGGGCTGTTGTTGCAGATTATGGTGGACTTACAAGTCATGCTGCCATCACACTGAGGGAACTCGGCATCCCATGCGTCCTTGGGACCGAGGTTGCAACTGAAGTCCTCAGGGAGGGTATGATAGTAACCGTTGATGGGAAGACCGGTAACATCTACCGTGGAGTGATGGACTGGGTGCCGGCTGATGAGAGTGTCAGTTTACATGAAACAGCAACCAGGGTGATGGTCAATCTCAACTTCCCATGGCTTGCAGAGAAGGTCTCAGAATTCGCAGATGGTGTGGGTTCGGTCAGGATAGAGAACATGGTCATAGAAACCGGGAAACACCCTTACCTCCTTTTAAGGGAAAAAAGGTTAACAAGTGTCCTTGAGTCAGGTCTTGAGGAGATCCTCGACGCCTTCCACCCGAAACCTGTGGTCTTCAGGACCTTCGACATCCCCGGGGATGAACTCAGGAATCTTGAGGGGGACTTCGAGGTTAGTGAGAGGAACCCGTTCCTGGGTATGAGGGCCATTACAAGGGACTTGAGGGACGTTGAAGTTTTAAGGGCTGAATTTGAGGCTGTCAGGAATCTGCTTGACGCCGGTTACAGCAATCTTGAACTGAAGTTCCCCTTCCTGCGGGACCTGGATGAGTACAGGATGGCCGTCAGTGTCCTTGAGGAGGTTGGTGTGGAGGCGCACAGGGACCTCAGGGTTGGTGCGTCCGTTGAAACACCTTCAATTGCCCTGCAGGTGGATGAGCTCCTGGCTGAGGGTGTGGACTTCGTATCCCTTGGTATGAGTGATCTTACCATGTGCAGCCTTGTCGCTGACAGGAGGAGCACCAGGGTTGCCGGAATCTTTGACCTTTCACACCCCGCTGTACTGAAGCTTGTTAGGGGTGTGGTGGATGCCTGCCATGGGGCCGGGGTTGAGGTTTATGCCGCCGGTTATGCTGCAACCAGTTACATGCTGGTGGGGAGGCTCATTGAGATGGGGGTTGATGGTATCTCAACAAGCCCCGATAAGATACTTAAAATGAAATCCTTCGCTGCGAGGGTGGAGCGTTCCCTGATACTCAGGTCCCTATCAAGAAACATTTAG
- a CDS encoding DUF368 domain-containing protein, which translates to MDYTDKLKNFIAIFLRGLFIGSADVMPGVSGGTIALITGIYERLVHAISRIKFTFLGPLLRGDIKGAGRSLRDEVDFELFIPLLAGIGLAILTLSKVILFFITNYVAYTYAFFSGLIIASAFIVYSKIDGFSFRNLASGAAGLIFAYIFVGLNPIQANHTLPVIFISGFVAICAMILPGISGAFLLLLLNQYEYMLGVLNRFVITDIVVFLFGACLGIMSFSRVLDYLLRNHEAITLSFLVGLMIGTLRLPYNRISMVDSASIIISVIIGVAGFSLVMLLERRFNYIEY; encoded by the coding sequence ATGGATTACACTGATAAACTCAAGAACTTCATAGCCATATTCCTTCGCGGACTCTTCATTGGAAGTGCAGATGTCATGCCCGGAGTATCAGGGGGCACCATAGCCCTTATAACAGGTATATATGAGAGGCTTGTCCATGCAATCAGCAGAATAAAATTCACATTCCTCGGGCCTCTTCTGAGGGGTGACATTAAGGGGGCGGGGAGGTCCCTGAGGGATGAGGTTGACTTCGAACTCTTCATACCACTCCTTGCAGGGATAGGTCTTGCAATACTTACACTCTCAAAGGTCATACTCTTCTTCATAACAAATTATGTGGCTTACACCTACGCATTCTTCTCAGGACTTATAATCGCATCCGCATTCATAGTATACAGTAAGATAGATGGATTCTCTTTCAGGAACCTTGCTTCTGGAGCTGCAGGGTTAATCTTCGCCTACATCTTCGTTGGCCTCAACCCCATACAGGCAAACCACACGCTCCCTGTTATTTTCATATCAGGGTTCGTGGCTATATGTGCAATGATACTCCCCGGGATATCCGGTGCCTTCCTTCTACTTCTCCTGAACCAGTATGAGTACATGCTGGGTGTCCTGAACCGTTTCGTCATCACTGATATAGTGGTATTCCTTTTTGGAGCATGTCTCGGGATAATGAGTTTCTCAAGGGTCCTTGATTACCTTCTGAGGAATCATGAGGCCATCACCCTATCCTTTCTTGTGGGTCTCATGATTGGAACCCTGAGGCTGCCCTATAACAGGATAAGCATGGTTGATTCAGCTTCAATCATCATATCCGTCATCATAGGGGTTGCCGGCTTTTCACTGGTCATGCTACTTGAAAGGCGGTTCAATTATATCGAATACTGA
- a CDS encoding nuclease-related domain-containing protein, translating into MPYIICEKCSHYWEVEGEEEFWVFYMCDECGSLLIYVESLAEYNRLTKKIPSALEKTHTGRMAEHYWGMWRAGKLISITGLLSIPLSLFLTLKGFTAAIAILVLGIALIPVSFRFMSASEERGMGWAKGYVGELVVINCLRRLPDDYVIFNDVHFPGSYGNIDHVVLGPTGLYVIETKYYNGNYIIKGDQWFRYDLDMREEKSPSAQAKRNAATLKEFLASEDIHVSWVNAIVAFLNNSYRIIEEDEFCRVMKPCMIPRYIEHNRLMLGDIKIKRIREVLEDCSSEVW; encoded by the coding sequence ATGCCCTATATCATATGCGAGAAATGCAGCCATTACTGGGAAGTTGAAGGTGAGGAAGAATTCTGGGTATTCTACATGTGTGACGAGTGCGGTTCACTCCTCATATACGTTGAAAGCCTCGCTGAATACAACCGCCTCACAAAGAAAATTCCATCAGCACTAGAGAAGACCCACACCGGAAGAATGGCGGAACACTACTGGGGGATGTGGAGGGCCGGTAAATTGATCTCCATCACAGGCCTTCTAAGCATCCCCCTCAGTTTATTTCTCACCCTGAAGGGTTTCACAGCTGCAATTGCTATTTTAGTCCTTGGAATCGCACTCATCCCGGTATCCTTCAGGTTTATGTCTGCCAGTGAGGAGAGGGGTATGGGATGGGCAAAGGGCTACGTTGGGGAACTTGTGGTTATCAACTGCCTCAGGAGACTCCCTGATGACTACGTCATCTTCAACGACGTCCATTTCCCGGGCTCTTACGGTAACATCGACCACGTTGTCCTTGGACCGACAGGTCTCTATGTGATCGAGACCAAGTACTACAATGGCAACTACATCATAAAGGGTGACCAGTGGTTTAGATATGACCTCGATATGAGGGAGGAGAAATCACCATCAGCCCAGGCAAAGAGGAACGCGGCCACCCTCAAGGAGTTCCTTGCCTCAGAGGATATACATGTATCCTGGGTTAACGCTATTGTAGCATTCCTTAACAACAGCTACAGGATCATAGAGGAGGATGAATTCTGCAGGGTCATGAAGCCGTGCATGATCCCAAGGTACATAGAGCACAATCGCCTCATGTTGGGGGACATTAAAATTAAGAGGATAAGGGAGGTCCTTGAGGACTGCTCTTCAGAGGTATGGTGA
- a CDS encoding PepSY domain-containing protein, with product MERKTLKRVVIILLILITVIAATSIFTQPNTESNDRNIKVESNNTPDIPAPEPKEKEQNYTNPEHGRKQNLISPEQAIKIVKNTVPGYGKLHYSATLTTCRGKPAYLVTVYDKDPDSETYGQAIGGAYVDATTGKLLYGHG from the coding sequence ATGGAGAGGAAAACTTTAAAGAGGGTTGTGATTATATTATTAATTTTAATTACGGTCATAGCTGCTACATCCATCTTTACCCAACCTAACACAGAATCTAATGACAGAAATATCAAAGTAGAATCTAATAACACACCAGATATACCTGCTCCTGAACCAAAGGAAAAAGAACAAAATTATACAAATCCAGAGCACGGAAGAAAACAGAATTTAATAAGTCCAGAGCAAGCTATCAAAATAGTAAAAAATACCGTCCCCGGCTATGGCAAACTTCATTACAGCGCCACATTAACAACCTGTAGGGGCAAACCAGCCTATCTGGTCACAGTCTATGATAAAGACCCCGACAGTGAAACCTATGGCCAGGCCATTGGCGGGGCTTATGTAGATGCCACCACAGGAAAACTACTCTATGGACATGGCTAA
- a CDS encoding sensor histidine kinase codes for MFRILIVRDADDDLSDFVEELGSMGLEVSLTRTIPESMEADLVLVYTIPEKVPGWAARDIQAPLMYLIDFEEDVVVTCPHGCLGKPIRREEIRGCMDFIIKRLLLGEERYRNLFEHINTCVAVYEAVDDGEDFIIKDFNRAAELTEDVKRDDVIGRRVTDVFPGIGDFGLLEVLRRVYRTGQSEHFPAALYHDNRKIGWRDNFVYRLPSGEVVAVYEDLTREKQLEEELEEKERLYRSIFENTGAATTIVDEDTTIVLANREFERLSGYSRKEIEGKKSWTEFVVDADLEKMMKYHQLRRRNPELAPRRYTFGFRTREGEVRYMQMTADMIPGTMKSVASMVDITEIKEADEELRRSLHEKEILLKEIHHRVKNNLQIISSLLNLQTLSTEGVEVRDVLRESQGRIKVMAMIHEHLYQSESLARINFRAYIERLVEDIVISYGAGVRTKIEVDDVEFDVDTAIPLGLIINELVTNSVKYAFPAGTGTVWVKVRSLDGEVAVSVADDGVGLPGDIDPESTDTLGLTLVRILTEQLDGTLTINRDNGTGFRITIRKPSGEHLSGESMA; via the coding sequence ATGTTCAGGATTCTTATCGTGAGGGATGCCGATGATGATCTGTCTGATTTTGTGGAGGAGCTCGGATCCATGGGACTTGAGGTGAGTCTCACCAGAACTATCCCAGAGTCAATGGAGGCCGACCTTGTACTCGTATACACAATTCCGGAGAAGGTTCCAGGATGGGCTGCCCGTGATATCCAGGCGCCCCTCATGTACCTCATAGACTTTGAGGAGGACGTTGTTGTAACATGCCCCCATGGTTGCCTTGGAAAGCCCATCAGAAGAGAGGAAATTAGGGGATGCATGGATTTTATCATCAAAAGGCTTCTGTTGGGGGAGGAGCGCTACAGGAACCTTTTTGAACACATCAATACCTGCGTCGCGGTCTATGAGGCTGTGGATGATGGCGAAGACTTCATAATAAAGGACTTCAACAGGGCCGCTGAACTCACCGAGGATGTTAAGAGGGATGATGTCATCGGAAGAAGGGTGACCGATGTCTTCCCGGGTATAGGGGATTTCGGTCTCCTTGAGGTCCTAAGGAGGGTTTACAGGACAGGACAGTCTGAACACTTCCCAGCTGCTCTTTACCATGATAACAGGAAAATCGGGTGGAGGGATAACTTCGTATACCGATTACCCTCAGGTGAAGTTGTGGCGGTCTATGAGGACCTCACAAGGGAGAAACAGCTTGAAGAGGAACTCGAAGAAAAGGAGAGGCTCTACAGGAGCATATTTGAGAATACTGGCGCTGCAACAACAATAGTGGATGAGGATACAACTATAGTCCTTGCAAACCGGGAATTTGAGAGGCTGAGCGGCTATTCACGGAAGGAGATAGAGGGGAAGAAGAGCTGGACAGAGTTTGTGGTGGATGCTGACCTTGAGAAAATGATGAAATACCATCAGCTTCGAAGAAGGAACCCTGAACTTGCACCCCGCAGGTACACCTTCGGGTTCAGGACCCGGGAGGGTGAGGTCAGGTACATGCAGATGACCGCTGATATGATCCCAGGCACCATGAAAAGCGTGGCCTCCATGGTTGATATCACGGAGATCAAGGAGGCTGATGAGGAGCTCAGAAGATCCCTCCATGAGAAGGAGATCCTCCTAAAGGAGATCCATCACAGGGTCAAGAACAACCTCCAGATAATATCAAGCCTCCTGAACCTCCAGACCCTCAGTACAGAGGGTGTTGAGGTCCGTGACGTTCTGAGGGAAAGCCAGGGCCGTATAAAGGTCATGGCGATGATACATGAACACCTCTACCAGTCAGAGTCCCTGGCAAGGATCAACTTCCGGGCTTACATAGAGAGACTGGTGGAGGATATAGTCATCTCATACGGTGCCGGTGTGAGGACGAAGATTGAAGTAGATGATGTGGAATTCGATGTAGACACGGCAATACCCCTGGGGCTTATCATCAATGAGCTTGTGACAAACAGCGTCAAGTACGCCTTCCCTGCTGGTACCGGGACGGTTTGGGTTAAGGTCAGGTCCCTTGATGGTGAGGTTGCCGTGTCTGTGGCTGATGATGGTGTGGGCTTACCAGGGGATATTGACCCTGAGAGCACCGACACCCTGGGGCTTACGCTTGTCAGGATCCTCACCGAGCAGCTTGACGGGACCCTCACCATAAATAGAGATAATGGCACAGGGTTCAGGATAACAATCAGAAAACCTTCAGGAGAACATTTAAGTGGTGAATCCATGGCATAG
- a CDS encoding UvrD-helicase domain-containing protein, with amino-acid sequence MTGSLCRKGEACTENQKKAVKKTNGPIIIVAGPGAGKTRVLVERVAYLVKRKHVPPENILVITFTEKAADELKARLLNCVGLDAELMHISTVHSFCSTILKNHPEDHEYGGGFEVLDEESQLIFLRANFYRLGLNRHVKMRDVPEVMEFFNMCTENCVDPERLLEKVDRKYRGLCQCYRDYLELLKSGKKIDFPCLEKEAWMLLKSSSRVLESVREKYRYMMIDEYQDTSPLQERIFRTIAGKNSNICLVGDEDQSIYGFRGATPENFIRFKDEFHADLVFLICNARQAMEILHANAYDSGSRGLGADSGPICSSMAALPYLTGKVTYGFGDAGSRRHMGLGDEDVMVSIPGGELPRIVSNLEEMKRRRSFRED; translated from the coding sequence ATGACGGGGTCACTTTGCAGAAAGGGGGAAGCATGTACCGAGAACCAGAAGAAGGCTGTTAAGAAGACCAATGGACCGATCATCATAGTAGCGGGGCCGGGGGCCGGGAAGACAAGGGTCCTTGTTGAGAGGGTCGCATACCTTGTTAAGAGGAAGCATGTCCCACCAGAGAACATACTGGTCATAACCTTTACAGAGAAGGCTGCAGATGAACTCAAGGCAAGACTCCTCAACTGTGTGGGCCTTGACGCTGAACTCATGCACATATCCACGGTACACTCCTTCTGCAGCACCATACTCAAGAACCACCCCGAGGACCATGAATATGGCGGGGGCTTCGAGGTCCTTGATGAGGAATCACAGCTCATTTTTTTAAGGGCTAACTTCTACAGGCTCGGACTGAACAGGCACGTGAAGATGAGGGACGTCCCTGAGGTCATGGAGTTCTTCAACATGTGCACTGAAAACTGCGTTGACCCTGAAAGGCTCCTTGAGAAGGTAGACAGGAAATACCGCGGCCTCTGCCAGTGCTACAGGGACTACCTTGAACTCCTTAAATCAGGGAAAAAGATAGATTTCCCCTGCCTTGAAAAGGAGGCATGGATGCTCCTTAAATCCAGCAGCAGGGTCCTTGAGTCTGTCAGAGAGAAGTACAGGTACATGATGATCGACGAGTACCAGGACACCAGCCCGCTCCAGGAGAGGATATTCAGGACCATAGCAGGAAAAAACTCTAACATATGCTTGGTCGGTGATGAGGACCAGAGCATATACGGATTCAGGGGAGCCACACCCGAGAACTTCATAAGGTTCAAGGATGAGTTCCACGCGGACCTCGTATTCCTGATCTGCAATGCAAGGCAGGCCATGGAGATACTCCACGCCAACGCCTATGATTCAGGTTCCCGTGGACTTGGCGCTGATTCAGGCCCCATATGCAGTTCCATGGCTGCACTCCCCTACCTCACAGGTAAGGTGACCTATGGATTCGGGGATGCAGGTTCAAGGAGACATATGGGCCTGGGGGATGAAGACGTCATGGTGAGCATACCTGGAGGTGAACTCCCCCGCATAGTCTCAAACCTTGAGGAGATGAAGAGGAGAAGGTCCTTCAGGGAAGATTAA
- a CDS encoding ZIP family metal transporter, which produces MVPSAPVFNAFFATIFTWLMTLAGAGMVFLPFRADRKLLDASLGFAAGIMLAASFWSLLAPAIELSVSGGFAGWLPPAAGFLTGGLFLSFLDRLIPHLHPGCPPEYAEGFRTTWHRNRLLLLAVTIHNIPEGLAIGVAFAAASVEGVIAAPLALALGIGIQNLPEGAAVSLPLRGEGVSRERSFFYGQLSGAVEIVAAVLGALILSGSSFFMPAALGFAAGAMVFVVIEDIIPECQRGGNTDLATVSALLGFTLMMVLDVALG; this is translated from the coding sequence ATGGTTCCATCAGCTCCTGTTTTCAATGCATTTTTTGCAACGATTTTCACATGGCTCATGACACTTGCAGGTGCAGGGATGGTTTTCCTGCCCTTCAGGGCTGATAGAAAACTCCTTGACGCTTCTCTGGGATTTGCAGCTGGAATAATGCTGGCGGCGAGTTTCTGGTCCCTCCTTGCACCAGCAATTGAGCTTTCGGTCTCGGGTGGTTTTGCAGGGTGGCTCCCCCCGGCTGCGGGTTTCCTTACAGGAGGTCTCTTCCTCTCGTTCCTTGACAGGCTGATCCCCCACCTCCACCCAGGGTGTCCGCCCGAGTATGCTGAGGGTTTCAGGACGACCTGGCACCGTAACAGGCTGCTGCTACTTGCAGTGACGATCCACAACATACCTGAGGGTCTTGCCATTGGGGTTGCCTTTGCAGCGGCATCAGTTGAGGGTGTTATTGCAGCTCCACTGGCCCTTGCACTGGGTATAGGCATCCAGAACCTCCCTGAGGGGGCTGCTGTCTCACTCCCCCTGAGGGGTGAGGGTGTGAGCAGGGAAAGGAGCTTCTTCTACGGGCAGCTCTCGGGTGCCGTGGAGATAGTTGCAGCGGTACTTGGAGCCCTCATCCTATCCGGTTCATCCTTCTTCATGCCAGCTGCACTTGGATTTGCAGCCGGAGCCATGGTATTCGTGGTTATAGAGGATATCATTCCCGAGTGCCAGAGGGGAGGTAACACTGACCTTGCCACGGTAAGCGCCCTCCTTGGATTCACCCTTATGATGGTGCTGGATGTTGCCCTCGGTTAG
- the dps gene encoding DNA protection during starvation protein, producing the protein MARVTREMVENSGIDVDELVELLVKNAAAELTTFYYYTILRANLIGLDGEGIKEIAEAARIEDRNHFEALVPRIYELGGELPQDMKEFHDISGCPPAYLPEKTTDTMKILEVLVAAERCAVRQYTHICNITAGKDHRTYDLALSILHEEIQHESWFSEFLGEGPSGHFMRKGETSPFVRKFLE; encoded by the coding sequence ATGGCCAGGGTTACACGTGAAATGGTTGAAAACTCCGGGATAGATGTGGATGAACTTGTCGAACTCCTTGTGAAGAATGCGGCTGCAGAGCTTACAACCTTCTACTACTACACAATACTCAGGGCCAACCTCATAGGCCTTGATGGTGAAGGTATAAAGGAAATAGCAGAGGCCGCCAGGATAGAGGACAGGAACCACTTTGAGGCCCTTGTGCCCAGGATATATGAACTTGGAGGGGAGCTGCCACAGGATATGAAGGAATTCCATGACATATCAGGATGCCCCCCCGCATACTTGCCTGAGAAGACAACCGACACAATGAAGATACTTGAAGTCCTTGTGGCTGCAGAAAGGTGCGCAGTACGCCAGTACACCCACATATGCAACATCACCGCAGGAAAGGACCACAGGACCTATGACCTTGCACTCTCAATACTCCACGAGGAGATACAGCACGAATCATGGTTCTCAGAGTTCCTCGGTGAAGGGCCATCAGGACACTTCATGAGAAAGGGAGAAACATCACCGTTCGTGAGGAAATTCCTTGAATAA
- a CDS encoding cytochrome b5 domain-containing protein yields the protein MILRELRRFNGRSGPAYVAFRGRVHDVSESFLWRGGVHQVVHRAGEDLTEAIEMAPHGPELLERFPVVALIR from the coding sequence ATGATCCTCAGGGAGCTCCGGAGATTCAACGGCAGATCAGGACCCGCCTACGTCGCCTTCAGGGGAAGGGTCCATGATGTGTCTGAGAGTTTCCTCTGGAGGGGAGGGGTGCACCAGGTGGTCCACCGTGCAGGTGAGGACCTTACAGAGGCCATTGAGATGGCGCCCCACGGCCCCGAACTCCTTGAAAGATTCCCTGTTGTGGCTTTAATCAGATAG